GAGAAATGGTTTGCCCGTCAGATCGCAGAGGCCGCGGCCTGCGATCTATCACTGATCTTCCATGAGCGGGATTCCAGGGGCCGCTTTCTGGAAATCCTCAAAAGCGACCTGGCACCCGGCCAGACCGGCGTGGTTCACTGTTTTTCGGGTAATAAAAAGGAATTGACCGCCTATCTTGACCTGGGGCTTTATATCGGCATCACCGGCGTCATCACCGTCAAGAGCCGCGGAGAAGATCTCCGCCAACTGGTCCGGCACATCCCGGATGACCGTCTGCTGGTGGAAACCGACGCGCCCTATCTGACGCCCACGCCCGAGCGCAACCGTTACAAGCGCAACGAACCGGCTTTTGTTAAAACCGTCTTTCTGAAGCTGGCCGACGTCAGGCAACAGGACCCGGAGGTCCTGGCCCCAATCATCTGGGACAACACCTGCCGGCTGTTTAAAATTTAGAGATGGTGTTTAAGAACAGTTAAAGATCATATCCACTGATACCCATGCACCAGCGGTTATCCGATTGCTTTTCACGGTTGTTTACAGTAGGTTTACTACAGTATCTATTGGCGCTTGAGCAAGGAGCGTTTTCATGGCCTCTCCACGAATCGGCCTGGCCCTGGGCAGCGGCTCGGCCCGCGGCTGGGCGCATATCGGCGTACTCCAGGCCTTGGAGGAGATGGGCGTCAAGCCCGATGTCATCAGCGGATGCTCGGCCGGGGCCATCGTGGCCGGGGCATACGCCGGCGGAAATCTCCAGAAACTGGCCGATTGGCTGGTCACCCTGAACCGGAAAACCGTCCTGGGCTTTTTTGATTTCAGCCTGTTCGGCGGCGGCGTCATTGCCGGTGAGCGGCTGTTTGACTTTTTTAAAGAGCATATCGGCGACAGCAACATAGAGGATTTACCGATACCCTTTACCGCCGTTGCCACCGAACTGGACTCCGGCCGGGAGGTGTGGCTGAATTCCGGCTCCCTGCTGGAAGCGATCCGGGCCTCGATCTCCCTGCCGGGCATGTTTACGCCCGCCCGGATCAACAATGAATGGATGATTGACGGCGGCCTGGTCAACCCGATTCCGGTTTCTGCCTGCTGGGCCATGAAAGCCGAGGTGGTCATCGCCGTCAATGTCAGCGCCGGCATTATCCGGGCCCATCTCCAGGGTAACCGGGACAGGAACGATAAACGAGGCGACAAAGAGGAAGCGGAGAAAGCCGGGCCTGATAAAAAAACCGGCTGGTGGGACACGGGCTTCTTTAAGAAAATCAGCGGCGACAGTGACACGCCCGGTGTTTTCGATGTCATCCACAGTTCTATTCTGATTATGCAGGAACGCATCACGCGCAGCCGGCTGGCCGGTGATCCGCCGGATCTGCTGCTCCTGCCGCGGGTCAGCGATATCGGGCTGATGGAGTTTCACCGGGCTCAGGAAGCCATTGACGAGGGCCGGCGCTGCGTGGAGCGGGCCGGCAAGTCCATTCTGGATGTCATCGAACTGAATCAATAACCCGGGCATCTTTGGGGCAGGAGCATGTGATGAGCGTGAAGATCAACAGCCGGGAAACGATGTTTCATGTCGGCCGGTTCCGTCTGGACACGGAAACCATTACCCTGGACAACGGCAACGATACCACGGTCCATGTGCTGAGACACCCTGGTGCAGTGGCCGTAGTGCCTTTTCTGGATGAGGGAACTGTTATCCTGATTCACCAGTACCGGCATAGCGTGGGCGACTATATCTGGGAAATTCCCGCCGGAACACTGGACGCGGGCGAAGACCCGCTAGCCTGCGCCGGCCGGGAGCTGATTGAAGAGACCGGCTTTCGCGCCGGAACGTTCACTGCCATCGGCCCGATTTTCCCCGCGCCCGGGTATTCGGACGAACAGATTCATCTGTTCCTGGCCGGCGACCTGGCGCCCGACGTTCAGAACCTGGAGCCGGACGAGGTCATTCACGTTCGCCGGGTCCCTTTGCTCCAGGCACTGGGAATGATTGACAGCGGCGAGATCCGCGATGCCAAAACCATTGCCGGTCTGTTGCTGGCCGGCCGTCACAAACAAAGCATATAAGGATGGCGCGATGAACCGGTTTGTCGGGAAGGTCACGATCATCACCGGAGCCGGCTCCGGCATCGGTCGGGCACTGGCGGAAAAACTGGCGGCCCGGGGCGCGATTTTGGTGCTGGCCGACATCAACGGACCGCAGGTGACGCAGGTCGTAGACCAAATAAAAAAAACCGGGCGCCAGGCCCGGGCGGTCGTGCTGGATGTGACAGAACGGGAGGCGGTCCGGGAGGTGGTGGAAGCCACGGTGGCCGAACACGG
This genomic window from Thermodesulfobacteriota bacterium contains:
- a CDS encoding TatD family hydrolase encodes the protein MKLFDSHCHLDDKDYDPDLEAVIDRAREAGVNACMVVGTTTARSRKAARIAAEHDGIFASVGLHPHDAASGSDEVIDILRDLARSNPKVRAWGETGLDFNRMYSPQNDQEKWFARQIAEAAACDLSLIFHERDSRGRFLEILKSDLAPGQTGVVHCFSGNKKELTAYLDLGLYIGITGVITVKSRGEDLRQLVRHIPDDRLLVETDAPYLTPTPERNRYKRNEPAFVKTVFLKLADVRQQDPEVLAPIIWDNTCRLFKI
- a CDS encoding patatin-like phospholipase family protein — protein: MASPRIGLALGSGSARGWAHIGVLQALEEMGVKPDVISGCSAGAIVAGAYAGGNLQKLADWLVTLNRKTVLGFFDFSLFGGGVIAGERLFDFFKEHIGDSNIEDLPIPFTAVATELDSGREVWLNSGSLLEAIRASISLPGMFTPARINNEWMIDGGLVNPIPVSACWAMKAEVVIAVNVSAGIIRAHLQGNRDRNDKRGDKEEAEKAGPDKKTGWWDTGFFKKISGDSDTPGVFDVIHSSILIMQERITRSRLAGDPPDLLLLPRVSDIGLMEFHRAQEAIDEGRRCVERAGKSILDVIELNQ
- a CDS encoding NUDIX hydrolase, with the translated sequence MSVKINSRETMFHVGRFRLDTETITLDNGNDTTVHVLRHPGAVAVVPFLDEGTVILIHQYRHSVGDYIWEIPAGTLDAGEDPLACAGRELIEETGFRAGTFTAIGPIFPAPGYSDEQIHLFLAGDLAPDVQNLEPDEVIHVRRVPLLQALGMIDSGEIRDAKTIAGLLLAGRHKQSI